The Pseudomonadota bacterium DNA window CTGTATGAAAAAGTACTGCTTGTCTTTTGTTCAGTAAGCGTTTTTCTGCAGCCGCTCAAATTCTTTGATTCCAGGAAGATGTCATAATGAAAGAACCGATCTCAGAGCTTATCGACCGTTTCGGAACCTGGATTGAAACAGAAAAAGGGTATTCAGCAAATACGCTTTCAAGCTATCTGCGAGATATCCGGGAATTTGCCCTTCAGACAAAAGAAAAAGATCATATCGAAAAGATTGATTCCCGGGCCATTCGTGCATATGTCTATTCCCTGAGCGGCAAGAATAAGAGTTCGTCAGTGGCCCGGAAGCTTTCAGCTCTCAGGACATTTTTCAGGTTCCTGTTGCGTGATGGTACTGTTGATGCCGACCCGCTTGCCGGTATTTCCATGCCCAAGCAGGGGAAATACATACCTGTTTTTATGACGGTTGACGAAGTGTTTTCCCTGCTGGATGCCCCGGGAGAAAGAGATATATTCTGTCTGCGGGACATGGCTATACTTGAATTACTTTACTCCACCGGAATGCGGGTCGCTGAGATTGTCTCCCTTGAACTCGATAATTTTAATTTTGAAGAAGGGATTGTAAGGGTCATTGGCAAGGGGAAGAAAGAAAGGATTGTCCCCATGGGTAATCCGGCCATGGATGCATTGCATGCCTACCAGCCGTTGCGTGAGAAACTCATTGCCGAGGGGCTTAAACAAGGGGAACGGTCTGATGCAAAAGCCTTTTTTCTTAATGCCCGTGGCGGCAGACTGACGGTCAGGAGCATTGAACGACTGGTTAAAATGTATGCGCAAAGGGCCGGAATTGCCGCCCGGGTTACGCCGCATTCCCTGAGGCATTCTTTTGCTACCCATCTTCTTGAGATGGGCGCTGACCTTCGATCGGTTCAGGAACTTCTCGGACATGCAAGCCTTTCAACAACACAGAAATATACGCATCTCAACATGGATTACCTGAAGGAAGTCTATGATAAGGCTCATCCGATGTCCCGGAAAAAGGAATAACCGGAATATCAATAGGATGATAATTTGTTTTAATGGGGGAATGCTGTGAAAATACGATCAACAACAATCATTTCCGTGCGGCTCAAGGACCAGGTTGTGGTTGCCGGTGACGGTCAGGTTACCATGGGTGCCACGGTTATGAAGCATGAAGCAAGAAAGGTGAGAACCCTTTATGAAGGACGGGTGATTACCGGTTTTGCAGGGGCAACCGCAGACGCCTTTACCCTGTTTGACAGGCTTGAACAAAAACTGGAACACTATAACGGTAATCTCCTGCGATCCGCTGTGGAACTGGCAAAAGACTGGCGTACGGATAAAGTATTGCGACGTCTGGAAGCGCTCCTGGTGGCGGTTGATAAAAACAGTTCCCTGCTTTTGAGCGGCACAGGGGATGTGATAGAACCTGACGACGGAATACTGGCAATCGGATCCGGTGGACCCTATGCCCAGGCAGCGGCCAAGGCTCTGGTCAAACATACGGACCTGGATGCGGAAACTATTGCCCGTACCGCAATGGAGATTGCCGGATCAATCTGTATTTACACAAATCAGAACATTGTCCTTGAAAAGCTGTCAATACCTGGATGAGTTCGCTGGCATTAAAGGGGCCTGTTACTTTGTCAAGCCATCGACTTGATACCAGTCGGAATCGTTTTTTGATTCGGACAAAAGCTGTCAATATCGTGATGATTCTCGTAGGCATCTGCCGGGTCAATTATAATACATATATTGGAGTGATCAGTTACGACTGAGTCATTCCAGCGAAGCCGCGAATGATGAAAAGAACGGCTGAAAATTAATGATAATCATAAATTATTTAAAGTGAAATAACATGGATGCAATGATACCAAGAGATACAGTTAAAGAGTTGGATAAATATATTATAGGTCAGGATAATGCCAAGCGGTTCGTTGCCGTGGCGTTGCGGAACAGATGGCGAAGGCAGCAGGTTGAACCGCCATTGCGGGATGAAATCGCCCCGAAAAATATCATCATGATCGGCCCCACCGGTGTTGGTAAAACCGAAATCGCCCGAAGGCTTGCCAATCTCGCTCAATCGCCGTTTCTGAAAATTGAAGCGTCGAAATTTACCGAAGTAGGGTATGTGGGACGCGACGTGGAATCGATGATTCGTGATCTGACCCAGCTTGCCGTGAATATCGTCAAGGAAGAGGAAAGGGCAAGATGCGAAGAAAAGGCAAAGGAACTCACCGAGGAGAGAATTCTTGATCTGCTGGTTCCACCAAGCCCCTCCATGGGGTTCGGCCAATCAAATTATTCAACGGTTGAGCCAAACCCTCCAGAGGACAAGGAACTTTCATCCGCCGCAGACAGCACCAGGGAAAAATTCCGTGCCATGCTCAAACAAGGGAAACTGGATGACCGTCTTGTTGAAGTGGAAGTGGATCAGGCACAGAATATGCCGATTGTAGAAATTTTTTCAAATACCGGCATGGATGATATGGGCTCCGGCCTCAAGGATGCCTTTGGGAAAATGTTTCCGAGAAAAACCCAGCGACGTAAAGTGAAAGTCTGTGACGCAAGGGAGTTTCTCTTAAAAGAAGAAATTGAAAAGCTCATTGACATGGAACAGGTAACCAAGATTGCCATTCAGCGGACCGAGCAGACCGGAATCATTTTTCTTGACGAGATAGATAAAATTGCTTCCCGTCATGATTCGGCTCGAGGCGCCGATATTTCCCGGGAAGGTGTCCAGCGAGACCTGTTGCCGATTGTTGAGGGTTCAACGGTCAATACCAAATATGGGGCAGTAAAAACCGACCATATTCTCTTTATTGCAAGCGGCGCATTTCATTTTGCAAAACCTTCCGATCTGATTCCCGAGTTGCAGGGCAGGTTTCCTCTCCGGGTTGAACTCAATGCGCTGGGTGAGGAAGAATTTTACAGAATTCTCACCGAACCGCAAAACGCGCTGATCCGACAATATACCGCCTTGATGGCCACGGAAGGTATCGATCTGGCTTTTGATGATGAAGCCATTCGGGAAATGGCGCGTATTGCCGCAGAAGTAAACAGCAAGACAGAAAACATCGGTGCGCGTCGACTTCACACGGTCATGGAAAGAGTGCTTGAAGAACTTTCCTTTACCGCGCCGGAACTTGAAGAAAAGAATTATGTTGTTACTGCCGAGTATGTCAGAGACCAGCTTGCCAGTATAGCCGGTGACGAGGATCTGAGCCGTTTTATTTTATAATATGCATTTTAAGGATAAATACATGTTTTCTGAAGAATACAATTATTGCCCCAAATGCCGGGATGAATATATGCCGCAGGCTTCCCGTTGTGCCGCCTGTGATATTGAGCTAGTAAGTGGCGGGTTGATGCTGGCAAGAGAAAAGGAAGAAATGCAGGAGATCAATGACCGCGCCGGAGTATTTAAGGAAGGTGATGAGCTGGTGATCGTTCAAAGAGCGCCGCTCAAGGAACTGAAAAATATTCAGCAACTCCTGGAAAAACAGAGGATTGCCTCCTTGATCACCGGTGACGAGAATTCCTGCGGAAAAGGCTGCTGTCCTTCGATGCACTTCTTGAGTGTCAGACAGGAAGATGCATATGCCGCAGCAGGAATCATGGAAGATGAATTCAGGCGTTTAACCTTCCTCGCAGATCATGACACAGCTCATGCGGACAGGGTTTTTAATCCGGAAAGCGATGATGCTGTCTGTCCTGCCTGCGGTAATGTTTTTTCAACTTCACAGGATGTCTGTCCGGACTGTGGCCTGTGCTTTGGCTGAAAATCCTCATTACAGGGTAAAATAAATCCGGCAGTCCCTGGTTTTCTCAATGAAGAACTCTAACCCGGAAATTTCACAAGTCGAAGCACCTCAGAGACAAAGCGTAAGGCACCTGATGACCGCTTCGCTGTAATACTTTGATTCTGCACCCAGAGCTACCGGGCATAAACAAATTTTACGCCTTACATTGCAGGCTTTACGGATGGGTTGTTTTTCCCGAAGGATGACAGTTTTGAAGCCTGGGCTATCTGAAAAATCTATGCGATGACTCGACACAAGCTGTAATCAGGAAATCATATGATAAATACCACAAAAACATACATCTGGACTCGTTTTACAAGACTGTTCATCAACTATTCGGCTTAAATTGTTGTGACACCCGGTAAATCATAAAAAAAAGTGGGATTTGTTGCAGGAAGTACAGTAATATCAATATATAACGGTTCGATTAGCGGAGTGCAGAATTTATTTGCACAGAGAATAAATGTATGATGATTTTTCATATGATCCAGCCTGACATTTCCAGGCTGAATATGTCAACGATTTCCCGCCAGCTGTGAGATAACAAATGGAGCAAACAGAGAAACAAAATATTCTGATTGTCGATGACCGACCAGTTAATCTCATGGTGTTAAAAGGGATTCTTGAAGAAGAGAATGTTCATATCATCGAGGCTACTTCCGGGAATGAGGCTCTTGGCCTGGTTTTTGAACATGATTTTTCCCTCATCCTTCTTGATGTTCAAATGCCTGACATGGATGGATTTGAAACTGCGGAACTGATGAGAGGCATCGAGCGCTCGCGGAATGTGCCGATAATTTTTGTCACTGCGATCAGCAAGGAACAGAAATACATTTTTAAAGGATATGAAATCGGTGCGGTTGATTATATGTTCAAGCCACTCGATTCTCATGTGCTGAAAAGTAAAGTCAAGGTGTTTCTTGAACTTGACCGGCACAAGAAAGAAGTCGAAAAGACCACC harbors:
- a CDS encoding tyrosine recombinase XerC; its protein translation is MKEPISELIDRFGTWIETEKGYSANTLSSYLRDIREFALQTKEKDHIEKIDSRAIRAYVYSLSGKNKSSSVARKLSALRTFFRFLLRDGTVDADPLAGISMPKQGKYIPVFMTVDEVFSLLDAPGERDIFCLRDMAILELLYSTGMRVAEIVSLELDNFNFEEGIVRVIGKGKKERIVPMGNPAMDALHAYQPLREKLIAEGLKQGERSDAKAFFLNARGGRLTVRSIERLVKMYAQRAGIAARVTPHSLRHSFATHLLEMGADLRSVQELLGHASLSTTQKYTHLNMDYLKEVYDKAHPMSRKKE
- the hslV gene encoding ATP-dependent protease subunit HslV; the encoded protein is MKIRSTTIISVRLKDQVVVAGDGQVTMGATVMKHEARKVRTLYEGRVITGFAGATADAFTLFDRLEQKLEHYNGNLLRSAVELAKDWRTDKVLRRLEALLVAVDKNSSLLLSGTGDVIEPDDGILAIGSGGPYAQAAAKALVKHTDLDAETIARTAMEIAGSICIYTNQNIVLEKLSIPG
- the hslU gene encoding ATP-dependent protease ATPase subunit HslU — its product is MDAMIPRDTVKELDKYIIGQDNAKRFVAVALRNRWRRQQVEPPLRDEIAPKNIIMIGPTGVGKTEIARRLANLAQSPFLKIEASKFTEVGYVGRDVESMIRDLTQLAVNIVKEEERARCEEKAKELTEERILDLLVPPSPSMGFGQSNYSTVEPNPPEDKELSSAADSTREKFRAMLKQGKLDDRLVEVEVDQAQNMPIVEIFSNTGMDDMGSGLKDAFGKMFPRKTQRRKVKVCDAREFLLKEEIEKLIDMEQVTKIAIQRTEQTGIIFLDEIDKIASRHDSARGADISREGVQRDLLPIVEGSTVNTKYGAVKTDHILFIASGAFHFAKPSDLIPELQGRFPLRVELNALGEEEFYRILTEPQNALIRQYTALMATEGIDLAFDDEAIREMARIAAEVNSKTENIGARRLHTVMERVLEELSFTAPELEEKNYVVTAEYVRDQLASIAGDEDLSRFIL